Within the Takifugu rubripes chromosome 8, fTakRub1.2, whole genome shotgun sequence genome, the region TTATGCTGTCTTTTTAACAATTACAAAAACAGCTCATCAATCCGCCCAGTGTGAGACTTCAGTCTGTGGTGAAAATCTTTCCATTCAAGTCTCTGAAGTATTTGGAGGTAGAGTATGATTCCTGAGTGATTGTTCTGTTACGAAGGGGTAAAAGTATCATTTTCCACCTTGTTTCTCTGCTAACCAGCTGAAACAGATCCCTCCTCACTGTCTGGAAGGTCTCAGAGGTATTTATTCCCAATTGGAAATCTTCACATGTTCCAAGAGCCTCAACACCCTGGAGGTACCTTTTGTTTTCAGGTCATTTGGCTGAATAGATCGTATTCATTTTGGTTTGTTGGAAAATAATTGTGTGCGTTGTTATTTGATTTGCTaggagctgctttctctttGTGGAGGTGACCTGAGCTCAGCGCTGCCTTGGCTGGAGCTGCACACCCTCAACTTCAGCTACAACTCTATTGTGTGTCTGGATCAGTCATTAGTAAGACACacttatatacacacacacatacacacagagtgTACTCCTGTTAACTCACCCTCTTTCTTTTTGCAGAGTTTACTCAACGCCCTCAAATCTTTAGATTTAAGCCATAATAAGATTCAGGAGTGTGCAGAATTTCTAAAGGTTCCTCTTTATCTCattgtgtttcatttaaaattctttttttccagaccccccccccccccccactcttgactttttcttctgcttttcacTGTCTCACAGCCCTTGAGTGAGCTGCAAACCTTGATCCTGTCCTACAATCGCCTGCAGAGGGCGCCAGAGCTCAGCCTGAGCACCCGGGCCAAACTGGTCACGCTCAACCTCAGGAACAATGAGCTGGAGACTATAAACGGTAAAGACCAACTGGGCCAATCCATCCAAGCGTGTGGAtaagagtgagtgagtgagtgagacctaaacaggaagttgagcacacaaatgaaaatgtgctgaCCAGCCAGCAGATTTTTCCAAGACAAACAGTCCCCTTTTCTGGTCCGGGATGTTTATCATGGCGCAGTGTAGCAATAGATCACCTTACATCTAGTTGTTTGTTAGGTGTTTGGAGGTTACTGGAGAGTTGCTCAAGAGTGAGAAATGTGAGCTACAGTTTTTGTGTCTTCCCTGTGCAAACTGTTTGTTTCTGATGGGTGGCCTCTCGTTGCTGTCCCGTTTTGTCAAATAGGTGTCGAACAGTTATCTTCACTCCAGCACTTAGACCTGGCCTACAACCTCCTGTTGGAGCACTCCCAGCTTGCTCCCCTCTCCCTGCTGCACTGCCTAAAcactgtgagaaaacacacagatgcacacacacatttattgttCAGACGACTTAACTCAGTCCAGTGCCTATTTTAGCTCAACCTGGAGGGCAACCCACTGTACTTCCATAAAACCCACCGCCGATGCACCACTCGACATCTCTCACCAAAGGCTGCTAACCTCAGAGTGAGTAATAATGATGctacgcacacatgcacacacatacctTTTACTTATCACACTATCCTTCACATATTCCATGATCGCAGCCATATTtagctcttttctctctgtgttcacAGCTTCAACTCGATGGTGTCCCACTGTCCTCATCTGAATTATCAGTAAGTTAGGAGTATTAaagttttcagatgatattTTTAGTTGTCATTGTTTAACTGAAGTTCCTTCATCTAACCAATGAAATATCTGAAATGCTCTTGTGCAGGCTCTGCCTAGGCTGGGCCAGCAGATCCACAGTCAGAATGCTCCGCCAGCTGTCGAGCCACTCGAAAGGAGCCACCAGGAAGTGTCCAGCGGCGCTGGCGAGCTCAGTGACAGCGTTTCTGTTCCAGAATTTGGTGCAACAAACTttcagaagaagaggaacaggGTGAGAAAGCAGCTAACTGTGCGAAAAAattgttctattctattctgttaATCCTAATACTGAGGGCCAACAATTTGGGTTTTAGAGCAAAGTTAAAGTCCGACGAGCCAGCATATCTGAGCCCAGTGACACCGATTATGAGACCCGGTGGACTTCCTCTACTGAGGGTTGGTTTTATGAAGctaatattttaataaattcaaCATCTTGCTTGGGTAATTTGCACAGATGCTATTGAAGAAAATGTCACCTCTCCATCAGGTAtggtgcttcctcaccagcaggaGATTGAGCGCATGTCCAGCTTCAGAGATCAGCTGGGCGAGGATTGGCTGAGGTACCAACATCACCTCGACAGAGCCTCCCCCAACTACCAGCCATGTACACAAACTCCACCCCTCCCCAATGGTGGGAACGCCGCTGCTCTCCCTTCTCTGTCCCCAAATACCCTGGATGTCCTCCCGCCTCCTCGGCACTCAGAGACAGCGGTAGATCCAAGTGACGAAGTCGAAGACCTGGAAACCGAGTCGACCCTGCAGTGGCCTGGTCACAGCCCTCAGCCTACAGAGTCCACCCTGGAGGACAGCGTGCTGGACGGTCTGCCGCTCAGCCAAAGAAGGCCGAGGGCGGGGTCTAAAGAGTTGACAAATTGGGACAGTGAAGACTCcaaggaggatgaagaggaggatctTGGAGGTAAGAGTTTAGCCACCTTCTCGTTTCTCAAGACACATGAAGGTGACCGTGGACAAGAGCTTCTGTGGGGGGGCAGCCAGGATTGGTCAGTATTAAAAGTAAGATGCGTTGATTGCAGGATTCTgatccttcttcttttttgttaGTGGACCTCTGccaccccctgctggtgggcATCTTATCTGACAAAGAGGAAGACGACGTCGGGGGGACGAGGGACGGCAGCAGCCTGAGGAGGGAGGTGTTTCTGTGCATCAAGCAGGGTTTGGCGTTGGAGGTGGACATGAAGCACGGCCGGGAGAGATGCCGTTTAGAGCTCAGCAGTCTGGCTCGGGTGAAGACCACAGAAGCCGTCTGGACCCGTGGGGTGAGACAAGGGAACCAGTGCAAAGATGTGGTTTTAAGTGTTCACACCTTTGCATATTCACTGTCAGGTTGGCAGTCATACTTATGTTCAGATAGAGATAATCTTGCATTTTTTGTTTCATCTTAAAAGAAGTTTCCAGGAGCTTAGTAAGTATTGCAGTACCACTTGCAGTACCGACCCAGTCAGGGTCGGGCAGCGTAGCATTGTTTTAGGCTAGACCATAAAACATTTGGATGACTTTGGCCTTATAGGGCCGTTTACGCGATGATGAAAACGGGTTCGTTGCTTATGCACCTTTTGCTCACATGAGAATAATGCCCGGAGTTCCTGAACCCACAAATGGTGAAACAGGGCTGCAGAATGAACAGTTTTGCTTGCatctcattgtaaacaggaatGTCTCCACATGCGTATTAATCTATTAGAGAGGTCACTTGTTGTAACTCCACTGTTTCACTACAAACTTAGATCGCCATCTACTGGCTTGGCATGCTCGCGACCACTTCTTTAGTCCTCATCACGAATCTGAGGGAACTTTCATTGTTTTCACACCATCTCCACGTGAACACAGAGCACTTttggaaatgcaaaaaataaatctttctgTTTCTGGTGACAACATTGTAAACATGGCATCCATTGTACCTGCCACTGATTTGGTCCATAAATGGAAGCAACTACCTTTGTTTTAGGAAATCTTCTGATAGTTTCtgattcagcaccttttgtgtgTCAGTGCTCAACCCTGTGGAAGAACCCAGCATTGCCAACTGTTGCTTCGTATTTTCCTTCTAATCTTCTATGTTGCTGTGTTTTGGACCTGTTTAGGCATTTTTATACCCTCGTTTTATTTTCTTACTTCTCTCAGGAGACCCAGGAGGTGCTTCCAGCTATGGAGCTTCATTTTGATTACATCAGCAAGGACAAGAGAAGGAGGTGCTACGTCCTGCTTGATGACGACCCTCATCAAGCGCTGCAGGTTAATTAGGCCCCTCcacgcacccacacaccctCCAGCGTGAGCAGAATTCTTTAACATCCCCTTCATGTCCAGTCTCGCGGTCTGCTCTCTGCTCTTATTATCATGTTTTAAAGGTGAGATCACCTCCACAGCATATTTGCAGCCATTAGTACCCATTGAGCAACCTCTATTCTCTGCCAGATGTCATTTCTTACACAGGGAGCTAAAATCAATTCTGCAGTTTATGTGtttttcagatctgttttaAGCCCTGAGGGAATTAAACCCCCTCTAGGAGACGGCCTGTCCAAGCATGCACAGGTCGAGCACGTATTTTATGGTGGCAAAGCTTGTGTTTTGCTCTTGAAGTCAATTTTCACAAAAAAGTCAACGGCTGAATCTCCGATTTGCCGGTgattgctaaaaaaaaacctacgCCTCATCTCCTTTTCTCCGCCTGCTCATGATTCCTGGTCGTGGTTTGACTTTTCCTTTGGTGATCAGCATCAAAACATTTGGTGAATCATTATTATTTGCTGATCAGGCCCTGACGGATGTGCTGACAAATGCGGTGGAGGAAAACCAGCGGCGTGAGTCTGACGTCCGTCCCCGCTGCACTCGCCTGCAGTGCCTGCGCTGCAGGTCTGAGGTCACCTGTCGGgacgagggagaggaggaggagactctcaggaggaggatgaggaaggccTTGATGCTGACAGGTGGTCTTGAAGatcaggatgaagaggaggagatacACAGGGAGGACGACACCCGAGGTGAGAGGGACAGACACAGAAAATACCTGAAATTTTTTTGTTATCcagaattttctcttttttgccttttttttttttttttgaggttcCATAGCCAGAATAACATCGGTAACCACTCAAATACACATTGTTTGGGAGagttttttaaagtttaaaagaaagcagcagaaacatgcagaaaagTGCTGTTGTTGAAGTTAGGAGTGAACAGTTGCCAGATGGTAAAAGGCTTCTTAAAACAGAATCCAATCTGGATTTGACAATAAACAAATGGCACATCTTTGCTGAAAACGATGCCCGAGCATCCAGAGTGTTTgaattcagggtttttttcGCTTGCGGCCTTGACTCGGTGTGAGTCACGCACACAGGTGATTCACGCACGGCCTCCCCTGCACACTTAACAAGCGTTTGAATTTTCCACATCGTTAAATCATCATGGGTCTGATGTCATAACAGCAGATGTCAGACAAGGTCAGGAGTTTCACCTGCCACGTTGTCAAACTCCTAACGCTTCAGCTCGGATGGGCTGTGGGGACCCGTCCGCAATTAACCccgtttctttctttttgccgAGCGTCCCAGGTTCCCACCACTGTAATCGGACAGATGTTGCCCCTTTGCTCCCACAGCTGCCACCTAGCACTTTTGGGTCAAGCCTTACATTGAGGCCTGTCCAGGCATGTGCACCAGCTTTGTTCCACagatgttttggtgtttttttggAACCACTTCTCTTTTGTTAGTGTGCTTACTCTGCTGCTTTGATTAGATTTCAGGCAGTAAATACCAACATCACTTGCCTGTTTACGGACTTACACGTCTGTCAACCAGCAGAAGCAAACGGGAAATTCCTGCTCTGCAGACCCAAAAAACAATGCTCCTATCCTCTTTTGTCAGACTACATTTAGTCATTAGTGATTTAAGTGTCCCAACATGGTTTAAAATGTTGGATAAACAAACCTTGAAAAAAATGCAGCTTCCAATTTAAAACCAAATACCCTCAGGTCAACAACTGGTTTTCTTGCAATGACTGATTCTGGCCACCAGGGTGAGCACATCCCTTTCCTGTCTGTTCtttttgcaaatttaaattCGTTTATTGCTGCTCTGGTTTGACTCTGAAAGCATTCAGATTTATTCTACTTGCCTCCATTTATGATTGCATTTTTCCTAATAGGTAGTGTGACTATTTGCCCAGAGTGTGGCAGCGATCAAGTGGTCCAGCTGGCTGGCCCACCGGGTCCCTACAGCAGCACACCAATAAATAACTCCTCAATACAGGACAGCGACGTCAATGTTCCAATCAACCAAAGCCTGCAAGAGGTCAGTGATGCTCTCTTGACCTCTGTAGCCAGCTTTCCTTCTAAACCTTTTGTAGAAAACTGATCATTTCTCTGTCATTGTAATGTTCATTCAGGATGAAGGAACAGATGTTAGCATTAGTGGCAGCTCTCTTCCGGAAGCCGGCACCACTACAGAAGATCCAACCTTCATCACTGCCCAAGGAAGCTCCTTCTTTATCGGAGATGGTCAGGGTGACGTCTCGAGCATCTCCTCCAACGCGGACAGCCAGAGTAAGGACGGCCTGTTCGGGAGCTACTGCTACACCTCCACAGGTGCTACACCGCCCGAGCTCCACGCTCCACCTGCTGGGAGATCCACGCCACACGGTGAGCTTGAGTGATGATTTCAAAGTCGGAAACGGGAACTTCCTGCACAAACGAAACAGTGACCGCTCTCTGTTGTTAAATGAACCCTCTCTATGGTTGCATGATGCACAATATAGACCCATGCAAACCTTCAAATTGTCACATTGCTGATCTCAACCATCTCGCCACCCACCCCGAGATGGGAAGCATTTGCTAATAACGCGTGGCGCCGAGATCCCTCCGCTTCGTATCTCTGCGATAGCGTCCGATTTCTCCCACATGTCGCTGCCATTTTTAGACAAACCACATGTGTGAGGAGACAGATTGGAATCATTACTGGAAGTGATGGTAGAGGAATGAAAGCTGCCGAGAGGAGGAGGGTTGGAGTGGTAATAACAGTTCGCTGTGTCTTTCTGTAAACTGCAGCAGCATATAATCTGGTCTGTGGGAGCGACCTCTTTTGCACTCATCCTGAAAGCAGGAAGGCTTCTCTAGGTGTCTGTTTTCACAGACGCAGACACCGTTTGGGAGGTCCCATTTTGCCCGGACAGACAAAAACACCTGTCTCCCCCGGCGTACATCTTTCACCCCCTCATCTAAAGGATCGTACGCTTTTTTTTCCCGCTGCTCTGTTTGCGCTCTTTCCAAATGAAAGGGTTTGTTTTGGCTTCTGCAGCTCCGAGCCCTGTCATTTTTCAGCTGCTGTAACCATTAATCAATGTTCAGATTGCCTCCGTCGGTGCATTTCATTCCGCCGGAGGGAGGTTGGCTAATACCAATCTCCTGCAGCAAAGTCTGGAAACGGTTTAATCCAAAACCAGCGCATATTTGAGCCTTTGCATCACCCCCGGGGCGACTCAAGATATCATTTAATgggtaaaaaaaggaaaagattcatttattttggagGCTGACCGACTGTTGCTGTGTCTACAGATGATTTGGACCTGCTCTCCGATAACGACTCGGCCGTGGACCATCGGCTGCAGCTTTTCCTGGATGTGGACGtctttgaggaggaggaggagcttaaGTCTTTCCTGAAGGTATAAAAGTGTGAGGCAGGAAAACTGGGCTGTAAGCAGGGAAGCAGCGCTTTTATGTCCTACATTAAGTGAACAAATGGGCCAAAATACTCTGATTTATTAAATTCAGAGAGTTTTGTGCTTTTCTCCATGTTCCTACCTGGTCTGGGTTGTTGGAGGCAGCAGTGTTGATACGCTGCCTTCTCCTCTTATACCTCTCCTTGTTTTAGCCTCTCACCTTTGCTTTGGGAGATCTTTCCCAGAAGCAAACCAACCCAGAGGCTCCCAGGTTAACCCTTCTAGATCGCGATCACTCACAAAAAAGTCTGACTACTTTCACCTCCAATGAAATGGGTGACTGAGAATCTCCCCACAGTAGCTCATAACATCCAGATGTTTGTTCCGACCAGTTTGTCTTTAAACATTTGATCCCATAAAAATTGAAACCCGTGACACACCTGGCTTTCTTTTCACAGGTACCTCAGTGATGTGTCAGATAAACCCGGCCCAAATGTCCAGAATGTgaccaaaaaaagcaaagataGAAATCTTGTCGCGTTGGCAGGAAGTAGCGGGTTCACATCAGACTCCATTGTTCACAGTATGAAGCTGATTGAGAAAATAGGTTTTCGGGGCCATTAAGTTCTGACTGGAGCTACTTTTCAGGCAGGAACCAGTGTTGTTGGCAGGCTGTGGCGTTCAGGCTGCATCTGCGTGTGACTGATTCCATGAACGTTTTGgtgctgctgttattgtttCTTCAGTGGCTGCAGTCTGACAGCCAATCGTATCTCCTGCTCAGCCAAAGCCATTCTGCTGTAATTAGTGGTGACAGCTTTAATACCTACAACACTTGAGATGCGGTTTCACCCCAGTCATGAATATTGTCGATAAATCCGCAGGGATCCACTGTGTCGCCCTTATTTGCTACGCAGTGCACCCTGGGAGCTCTTTAAACTTGCCGGCCTGTTTGCATTTCTCTGTCGGACACCTGAAGAAGAAAACCAAGAGCGGAACTGAACCGGGGCCATCGCTGCTGGAAACAGGAGGTTCCGTTCTGTTCCTCTCAGCCGTGTTTGTTTATGCAGGGATGGGAGCCGGTCGCAGTTTCACCAGTTTGAGAGGAAACGAGGCCGAACACGGCCCGAGGGTTTGGTTTTAAATCCCCGCAGAGCCGGCGAAACTGGTGTCAGCTGAGTTCAGGGTTGCGCAATGTCGACTTTGTATTATTCTGCTGCTCGACCATTGTCCTCTGTGCTCAAAGTGgatttctctctgtgtgtattCAGATGTCAGCCATCAAGTTTGGGGAGCTGGGGGAGGTTCCATCTCTGCTGGTCGTCTCAGACCGACGCATCTATTTCTTGGAAATAACATCGGAAATCCAGTGAGTACATCGTCACATAGCGTTTGTTTTTATACTGTCGATCCGAGAGCATTGGATTTTCTATCCATTATTGAGCCCTCTTTTTCCAAGAATGCGGAGGGGCTGGAAATGTCCGCTATTGCTCAGACAAACTAATTTTGAAGACTTGCAGATGATACAGGCAACAGCATCACTGATGCCTCCGGAGGCTGACTGACCTTTGGGGTCTCGTTCCTCGTCCCCAGGGCATCACTGTTGCCTCCAGATGCCTGTGCAGCATTACAATCAAACACTGCTGCCTGATCCAAGGAATTTCAAATCCACCTGGAACAGACAGTAAAATATCAATGGAACAGATTCTAAATGGGGCGCCATTTTGCTGTGAGTGCCTGGGATGTAAACACTCCCATCGCCCCTTTAGGTTGTGGATTTTATTGCATAACCGGTGCAGGTTTCTGGGTCACATCTTGAGAACACATTAACCCGACGTGGACTGAAAGTCCTttctctgttctcctccttATCCCGCCAGGTAAAACGGGATCAGTTATTGCCACATATGAGGCCTCATCATGTACAAGAAATGTATCTTTTAGCGTATAAAGCTAATAGGTGCTGCTTTGGTACCCAGGTTCCATTTTGTAGCATTTTCCTGCCGTCTAACTCGTCCTTTCCCTCCCAGCAAAGACCAGCTGTCTGATTGGCTTCAGAAGCGTGACAGCCACCCCATCGTGGAGCTGAGCTACTTGGAGGTGGGACTGGGCTCTCAGAGCATCCACATGCAGT harbors:
- the stk11ip gene encoding serine/threonine-protein kinase 11-interacting protein is translated as MAVSNSSQCPLVHSLAKLLRNDGDLVLDGSSTLTLTASSLQQLTRMFEQYLLPRSKQHGFLALPSHPADTASLLQLQFLFDVLQKTISLKLINPPSVRLQSVVKIFPFKSLKYLELKQIPPHCLEGLRGIYSQLEIFTCSKSLNTLEELLSLCGGDLSSALPWLELHTLNFSYNSIVCLDQSLSLLNALKSLDLSHNKIQECAEFLKPLSELQTLILSYNRLQRAPELSLSTRAKLVTLNLRNNELETINGVEQLSSLQHLDLAYNLLLEHSQLAPLSLLHCLNTLNLEGNPLYFHKTHRRCTTRHLSPKAANLRLQLDGVPLSSSELSALPRLGQQIHSQNAPPAVEPLERSHQEVSSGAGELSDSVSVPEFGATNFQKKRNRSKVKVRRASISEPSDTDYETRWTSSTEGMVLPHQQEIERMSSFRDQLGEDWLRYQHHLDRASPNYQPCTQTPPLPNGGNAAALPSLSPNTLDVLPPPRHSETAVDPSDEVEDLETESTLQWPGHSPQPTESTLEDSVLDGLPLSQRRPRAGSKELTNWDSEDSKEDEEEDLGVDLCHPLLVGILSDKEEDDVGGTRDGSSLRREVFLCIKQGLALEVDMKHGRERCRLELSSLARVKTTEAVWTRGETQEVLPAMELHFDYISKDKRRRCYVLLDDDPHQALQALTDVLTNAVEENQRRESDVRPRCTRLQCLRCRSEVTCRDEGEEEETLRRRMRKALMLTGGLEDQDEEEEIHREDDTRGSVTICPECGSDQVVQLAGPPGPYSSTPINNSSIQDSDVNVPINQSLQEDEGTDVSISGSSLPEAGTTTEDPTFITAQGSSFFIGDGQGDVSSISSNADSQSKDGLFGSYCYTSTGATPPELHAPPAGRSTPHDDLDLLSDNDSAVDHRLQLFLDVDVFEEEEELKSFLKMSAIKFGELGEVPSLLVVSDRRIYFLEITSEIHKDQLSDWLQKRDSHPIVELSYLEVGLGSQSIHMQFGDGGAAYTLLARDSLRCKRFFGLLTGIVREMAHRSDSKLKSISTTRLSPQHHLWPLVCEDIQADVEDGQLQFFYILAFILQDSVWQSLTILATRETLYLLQEDHQWRKGPGELAAGEASSGAFTVLESLPISCVSSLRLWPSDGCRMDIELFDETVKQEKTWCVRAEGAELLQGLLAWVRAQWEAMFGVKLQTHLHD